The sequence TCAGCGTCGCGATGCTGGTCGGCGCGGTCGTGCTCGTGATTGCCGCGCCGCTGTACCTGCCCGCCTGGCGGGCGAGCCGGGACGGTTCTCCCGCCCCGGTCGGTGCGCCAACGGCCGCCGCCTCCCCCGAGCCCCCGGAACCGGCGACCCAGCCCGACACCTCGGCGCCGGTCAGTGGGCAGCCCGGCGTGCCCCCGGCTCGCGACGGTGATCCGACAACCGGCGCGGGCGCGGCACGGCGCTGACGCCCGTGCCACCGGCCGCGTCGCGCGGCCGGTGGCACGGGCCGAACCGGAGGAGCAGGTCAGCTCTTCCCGGCGGCGCTGATTCTGGCGACCCCGGCCGCGCCCGGTACTGTTCCCGTGATGGATCCCGACGCCCTCTTCTCCCTCGGGGAGCCCGCCGCCGCGGCTGTCGCGCCCGCGGGTGCCGCCGGCATGGCTGGGTTCACGCCAGTCGGGGACGACGCGCCGCTGGCCGTCCGAATGCGCCCGACCGGCCTCGACGAGCTGATTGGCCAGGACCACCTGCGTGCCCCCGGTGCTCCGTTACACCAACTCGTCTCCGGGGCCGCACCGATGTCGGTGATCCTCTGGGGGCCGCCCGGCAGTGGGAAGACCACCATCGCGCACCTGGTGGCTGGGGCGACCGACCGTCGCTTCGTGGCGATGTCGGCGCTGAACGCCGGGGTGAAGGACGTCCGTGCCGTCATCGACGCCGCCCGCCGGCAGCGCCGCGCCGGCGGCCCGCAGACCGTGCTCTTTATTGATGAGGTGCATCGGTTCAGCAAGACCCAACAGGATTCGCTCCTCGCCGCGGTCGAGGACCGGACCGTCACGTTGCTGGCGGCGACGACCGAGAACCCATACTTCTCGGTCATCTCGCCGCTGTTGTCTCGGTGCGTGCTCCTCACCCTGCAGCCACTGGACGACGACGCGGTGCGGAGTCTGCTCCGTCGCGCGGTCGTCGACGGTCGCGGCCTGGGCGGCACGCCTGTCCTCGCCCCCGAGGCCGAGGAGCATCTGGTCCGGCTCGCCGCCGGTGACGTCCGCAAGGCGCTCACCGCCCTGGAGGCCGCGGCCGCCTCTGCCACCGCGGTCGGTGCCCGCCGCATCGACCTACCCACCGCCGAGCAGGCGGTGGACAGCGCCGCCGTCCGCTACGACCGTGACGGTGACAGCCACTACGACGTGACCAGCGCGTTCATCAAGAGCATGCGCGGCTCCGACGTGGACGCCGCGCTGCACTGGTTGGCCCGGATGCTGGTCGCCGGCGAGGACCCGCGGTTCATCGCCCGTCGGATGGTCATCTTCGCCAGCGAGGACGTCGGTATGGCCGACCCGGGTGCGCTCGGCGTGGCCACCGCCGCCGCCCACGCGGTGGAGTACGTCGGCCTGCCGGAGGCCCAGCTCAACCTCGCCCAGGCGGTGATCCACCTGACCACGGCCCCGAAATCGAACTCGGCGACCACCGCCATCGGGGCGGCCCTCGCTGATGTCCGGGCTGGGCGGGGTGGCTCGGTGCCGCGTGGGCTACGGGACGCGCACTACCCCGGCGCCAAAGGGCTCGGCCACGGCACCGGCTACCGCTATCCCCACGACGACCAGCGGGGTGTGGTCAACCAGCAGTAC comes from Salinispora tropica CNB-440 and encodes:
- a CDS encoding replication-associated recombination protein A — translated: MDPDALFSLGEPAAAAVAPAGAAGMAGFTPVGDDAPLAVRMRPTGLDELIGQDHLRAPGAPLHQLVSGAAPMSVILWGPPGSGKTTIAHLVAGATDRRFVAMSALNAGVKDVRAVIDAARRQRRAGGPQTVLFIDEVHRFSKTQQDSLLAAVEDRTVTLLAATTENPYFSVISPLLSRCVLLTLQPLDDDAVRSLLRRAVVDGRGLGGTPVLAPEAEEHLVRLAAGDVRKALTALEAAAASATAVGARRIDLPTAEQAVDSAAVRYDRDGDSHYDVTSAFIKSMRGSDVDAALHWLARMLVAGEDPRFIARRMVIFASEDVGMADPGALGVATAAAHAVEYVGLPEAQLNLAQAVIHLTTAPKSNSATTAIGAALADVRAGRGGSVPRGLRDAHYPGAKGLGHGTGYRYPHDDQRGVVNQQYVPDDLVGTDYYRPSQHGAERAVADRLPLLRRIIRQSSPTADRRPTASCGAGLGNSRPPERSGDDAAYEGGRDATEEGQQ